The proteins below come from a single Zonotrichia leucophrys gambelii isolate GWCS_2022_RI chromosome 3, RI_Zleu_2.0, whole genome shotgun sequence genomic window:
- the LOC135445732 gene encoding epoxide hydrolase 1-like, which translates to MWRESLSNAWESIVSRIRPFDYSQRNAVLVPVAALGVGGMLLCWLRSGRKMKTIDMGDGWWGAGERPPKGKEDTSIRPFKIETSDQEIEDLHQRLDRFRFTPHVEGAAFHYGFNSSYLRKVVDYWRNQFDWRKQVEVLNKYPHFHTTIEGIDIHFIHVKPSYVPHGQAVRPLLMVHGWPGSFYEFYKIIPLLTEPAKHGLNEGDVVFEVICPSIPGYAFSEASHQKGFDSIATARIFHKLMNRLGFKEYYLQGGDWGSRITTNMAQMLPQSVKGLHLNLVFIMTQGLGKMISTMLGAYVPWLVGFSREDVRRFYPFMEKNIYEVLRESGYLHIQATKPDTAGCGLNDSPVGLAAYIMEKFSTWTDKSFRTKDDGGLESKYSLDELLTNVMIYWVTSSIVSSMRYYKENFSKDPRIHDRVSVHVPTGIAAFPQEIVHVPRVWTKKVYKNVVTYTYMPRGGHFAAFEEPKLLAQDIMQFVRKVEQL; encoded by the exons aTGTGGCGGGAGAGCCTTTCAAACGCATG GGAGAGCATCGTGTCCCGGATCAG GCCTTTCGACTATTCTCAGAGGAATGCAGTCCTGGTCCCTGTGGCCGCCCTGGGGGTTGGAgggatgctgctctgctggctcagaTCTGGACGCAAGATGAAGACCATTGACATGGGCGATGGGTGGTGGGGCGCAGGAGAAAGGCCCCCCAAAGGGAAAGAAGACACAAGCATCCGTCCCTTCAAGATTGAAACATCTGACCAAGAAATCGAG GACCTGCACCAGCGCCTGGATCGGTTCCGCTTCACACCGCACGTGGAAGGAGCCGCCTTCCACTACGGCTTCAACTCCAGCTACCTGCGGAAGGTGGTGGACTACTGGAGGAATCAGTTTGACTGGCGCAAGCAAGTGGAAGTGCTGAACAAATACCCCCACTTCCACACCACCATTGAAG GGATTGATATCCATTTTATCCATGTGAAGCCATCCTATGTTCCTCATGGTCAAGCTGTTCGACCTCTGCTGATGGTCCATGGCTGGCCTGGCTCCTTCTATGAGTTCTACAAGATCATCCCTCTGCTCACGGAGCCAGCCAAGCACGGCCTGAATGAGGGTGATGTGGTGTTTGAGGTCATCTGCCCCTCCATCCCAGGATATGCTTTCTCAGAGGCCTCTCACCAGAAAG GGTTTGACTCCATAGCAACTGCCCGGATATTCCATAAGCTGATGAACAGATTGGGCTTCAAGGAATACTACCTACAGGGAGGGGACTGGGGATCTCGCATTACCACTAACATGGCCCAGATGCTGCCACA ATCTGTGAAAGGGCTTCATCTGAATCTTGTTTTCATCATGACACAAGGCTTGGGAAAGATGATTAGTACAATGCTTGGGGCTTATGTACCATGGCTTGTAGGCTTCAGCAGGGAAGATGTTCGACGTTTCTATCCTTTCATGGAGAAAAACATTTATGAAGTCCTACGAGAGTCTGGATACTTACACATCCAAGCCACCAAACCAGACACTGCAG GTTGTGGACTGAATGACTCCCCAGTGGGGCTTGCTGCATATATTATGGAGAAATTCTCAACCTGGACAGACAAATCTTTTCGGACTAAAGATGATGGAGGCTTGGAAAG CAAATACTCTCTTGATGAGCTTTTGACCAATGTGATGATTTATTGGGTGACATCCTCCATTGTGTCCTCAATGCGATACTACAAGGAAAACTTTTCCAAGGACCCAAGAATTCATGACAG GGTTAGTGTACACGTTCCCACAGGGATTGCAGCCTTTCCTCAGGAGATTGTACACGTACCACGTGTCTGGACAAAGAAGGTCTACAAGAACGTCGTCACTTACACTTACATGCCACGTGGAGGGCATTTCGCTGCCTTTGAGGAACCAAAGCTCCTGGCACAAGACATCATGCAGTTTGTCCGAAAAGTGGAACAGCTGTGA